The genomic interval CCCTTTTTATATTTCAGTTTGTTACTGGCTGTACCTCCATAAAGAAAGAATCTGTGAAATTCCACAAGGAGTCTGACTGTCACAAGAGAGCAGTTGATATCAAGGCTGCAGCTCAGAAGAAAACAGCCAATAAACCCACACCGATTCAGCAAAGTTTAATGAAATTAGATGAGAAAGCGCAAGATAAGTTGGATAAACTTTTTAGGACGGCTTATTTTATAGCTTCACATGCCAAACCATTTACTGATTTTGCTGAGCTGTGTAAgttgcaaaatgaaaatggcattGATCTCGGTGATACATACATAAATGACAAGGCGTGTGTTGAGTTTATTACGCACATTGCTGGTTGCTACTTTGATGATCTTAAGAAAATCTTACATGACTCTCCATTTCTAAGCATATATTGTGACGGTACAACAGACAACTCAAATTCTGAAAAAGAGTGCATTCTAGTACGTGCTATTGATGACTTTGAACCAAGAAATTTCTTTTTAAAACTGGTTGAGCCTGAAAATACGAAAGCAGACGGTATCCTGAAAGCTATTGATGCTGCTTTTGATGAGTTTGAGATGCCAgactataaaaataaaacaattgctaTGTGTTCAGATGGTGCGTCAGTTATGATGGGTGGTAGAAATGGTGTTATTCAGAACATTCGTGAAACAGGAAATGCGCCTTGGATCCTAGCAATATGGTGTATTGCTCATCGTCTAGAGCTTGCTCTGAAAGACTGCTTTAAGCAGGAATACCTTCAAACTGTTGTTGATGTGTTGACCAGTATATTTTATTTCTACAGAGGGTCATCAAAGCGCTGCAAGGAAGCTGCAGAGATAGCAGAAGTCATGGATACCCACTTTACCAAACCAGAAAGATGCAATGGGACACGATGGGTAGACCACAAGCTAAGAGCAATTAGTAAATTGATAAAAAACTGGAAGGTGCTTGTCATGCATATGATGAATTATGCTGAGGACCATTCTAATGGTTCTGAGTATAGGGCTAAAGCAAAAGGAATATTAAAAAAGATGATGCAGTTCAAATTTCTTTGGTATATCCACTTTATGAAAGATTTACTTGGTACTATCTCTGCAGTTTCCTTGCAGTTTCAAAGAGAAGACTTGGTCCTTTCAAGTGCTTTAACTAAAGTCCAGAGTGCTAATGAAAGCCTTCATGATTTAGGTCAGAATGATGGAGAGAACATACAGTCATTTAGAAATAAACTAGTTGGTAATGTGTATGAGGGTGAAACATTGCACAATGTGGTTGATGATGTATCTCTAAACAATGAAAAACAAAGACTAGTGCTCTCTGTTACTGATTGTATAAATGTAAGGTTAGGAAACTTGAACACAGATGAGATGTTTGTCTCGTGTCACGTCTTTGATCCCAAAAACTGGCCAGATGATCAGCAAGGAGAAGCCTTGAATATATATGGGAATGGTGAAATTGGCATTCTACTTAACCATTTTAGAGAACCAATGCTCAATGCAGGTGTTGATGAAAATCAAGTACTCAATGAAtggaaatatttaaaattatacatttcaAGAAACCAACACTTTACTGGCAAAAATCCTCTCAGTATATACAAGCGTATTAGCCGAGAAGATGTTGACAGGAAAGAGTTCTCCAACATTCTTTTGCTGATTCATCTGATTGGTCTCTACCCCCTCAGCAATGCTGAGTGTGAAAGATGCTTTTCTGTTATGAAAAGGATAAAAAGTGATTGGCGATGTTCACTAAGCACTGAAAGGATGGACCAATTAATGCGAATCTCTATCAGAGATAATGAGGGGTTCCAGCCACGCAGAGCTGTGAATAGGTGGTGGATCAGTGGCAACAGTAGCAAAAGGCCAGATGTCGCCCCATATGGACCGAGGCATTAACTTTGGATGatataactgatataaaaaaaaatactctttacactcaattgtgttacaatgttgctttgaagtttttagttaaaataaaaaaagaaaacttgtATTGCgagttggaaataaaaaatgcgagttgaaatattaacaactagcaattttttgcgagttgaaaaaaaaaagtaattcaagCCCTGTAGGGAATTCTCATTTTAACGTAAATCACAGTATTTCAGTGTGTATTTATTTTGACTATGTGTATTTACTGAACAGAAACTTATTTTGTTTGACAGCTGAATGGCGCCTATCATGTATTGTTCATAAGTGAACGCATACATTTAGGCTTTTAAGAAAAGGAAGCTACAAGGTGGCTCgggattattttgtttttgttttcagaaaacaGGGCCATACTATATAATTTTGGCCATGGCATTAAACCAACTTTAGACTTTGATTTATTCATTTTGGGCAATTTTCTTGGCTAACCAAAATTGACAGTTCATATGACATCATTGCATCTCCATGTATTTAAAGACAGTGCACTGGTAGGGGACTTTGGTATTGCATGCATAACTAACAGGGCCTTGTCATTTTACTAACATGCAGGTAATCTCAAGTGATAGTGAACAAGTTCCAGAGCCTGACAGCGAGCAAGAGCctgttaaagattttaatgatagCTTCTGTCAAACAGATACTATACAGAGTCTTCTGTTATTTAAGAAACTTCCAAGTGATCAATAAGTTCACGAACATTAAGCATATTTGAATTTGACAATACTGTGAATTTCGACCCTCACCCGTAAAGTTCACGAAGTGTATCAgaagtcagggttttttttactaagaaagtagTCGGCATTTtaccctaccagaattttttcccttcaaaatacaatttcccctccaagaatatcatttttccccaaaacataatattttcccctcaaacaaatgttgttgtttttcctttgGATCAGTCGACACTTATCAAATTTGTATCATGTACAGCGATATCGCTCTCTCTCTCTGCTCGGCTcagaggactgtacagtcatgtaaaatatcgaacataatatatattttataaacaactggtaacaaaatgagttgcagataattggtctgttaattaccacattttaacttactcttttgacctattAACTCTTTTCAGCTCAactcaacagtgaaaaatgcccatattaaaatgtcaatttaaacAGAGAAATTGAAAAATTGCTTATTCGGTTATGTAAATGGTGTAATATATAATAAGGTAACCATAGTTACAAAAGGTGAACTCATTGAATATAATGCAAAATGAAGGCATCTCTAGTGCACtaagttattttgaaaataaagatgAATCATGTTAGAAAGTGGCTCGTAATGCATATACATCAAAGGTTGACAAAATATATTCAGAGTACAGATCATTaagtaacaagagctgtgtttgtgaaacacaatgcccccataatgcgctttgaagccatatatttgacatttgaccttgaaggatgaccttgacctttcaccactccaaatgtgcagctccatgcgatacacatgcatgccaaatagcaagtagctatcttcaatattgcaaaagttatgaccaaggttaacttttaggacagacagacacacacatacaatgacagacacacacataaaaagacagacagacaggtcaaaaaccatatacccccgatcattcaatctgggggcataaaaacaaagtgAAGCCTGGCCATGCTGAACATTTGACTAAATTTAGATCAGAACGAGCCTCATTTCGGCAGGCTGGCAAGACTAAAAAGAGAAAAGTTGATAGCATTGATTTGGCTCCAAAGAGTTCTTTTATGGAAACTGTTTATACACTTCAAGAagcactatgtccccttttgcgccgctttgaagctatatatttgacctttgaccttgaaggatgaccttgacctttcacgactcaaaatgtgcagctccatgagatacacatgcatgccaaatatgaggttctatcttcaatattgcaaaagttatgacaaaatgtataagttggagcaaacaaaccaaccaaccaacagacagggcaaaaacaatatgtcccccactatagtggtgggggacataaaaagaggcTTTGAAAAATTCATTAGAAGAAATTGCAATGGGAGGACTTGTTATAGATAGAATTATTGAGGTATTGGAACAGAAAAAAGGGAAACCAAGGCTGAAATTAAATGGCTAGTTGaacaaacaagagcactgcataacgggtgccaacgctcttctgcaggtgcagttttgaataaatgaaagcttgtcagaatatttcttttcacagtgaccttgacctttgacctagtgaccacaaatgggtgtacatatgaagtttcaatgttgtagatGGAAGCAATTCCATTTTAGAACctatgttcaaaaggttaacacaATGTTAAggttagcacgacgcagacggcggaatacacgacgagctggctatgacaatacctcgggtgtTCTCCGAAAAtagctgagctaaaaattataacatatgaTGAGCATAGTAGAGCCTAAACACCGGCAACGCAGCAATGTGTATATTCATTACTTCAACACAATGTGTCCACCAATAAAATACCCTTAGTAATTAGTAATTCGCGATGTGTTAAAACTTGTGAATATTAAAGCAAGTTATTTACCTTcaaaaagtacatgtaataatatgAATATACAGTGTCTGCATTTGTCGCAACAACAGATAGCTGAGGAACTAACAACCCAAGAGAACACAATCATGTCTTGTAAGTGACGAAACTTTGAAGTTTGGGAAAAAGCATGAATGATTTCATGCTGTGGACAATACTGGGCGGATATGGGTTCTGGGTTTGCGCAGGGCCTgaattttactcttttttttacttgcaaaacattgcgagcagctttaataccaactcgcaaaatcaaaaacattctcgcaaatatTGCTGGAGCcataaataaaagcaagtttggacattagtttagtactagttaaacaaaataaaatatgacattgacAACAAGTTATagttttataagttatttttcccactttttactgttttcgtagaaggatttagtttccgtttttttttctaaCTCAACAGTTAACTTTGCGATATCGTTCGTCTTGTTATTTCTGTCTTCGGGCAAAAAGAAagtagttatttttcgcttctacgtcatgtctgttcaagtttaaTGGACAcatgtgaatagtcgactgtttcacatTCTTTGTAGCAATACGATCTGCGTATCTGTATAAGTATACTAgactacatacaaggtgcgcgcttccacagacgggtattcggacgttctataaattgacctacagTTTAGCATTCATGGCGTCGAGcgcattaagcaatattactagtttatttttcactatttttttactcgcaaaaaaatactagtatcttaaaacttaactcgcaatctgtatttttcactcgcattttgcgagtgtgtgCGAgggttaaattcgagccctgtttGCGGCAGATGTCCACCAAATCAGGTCAAAGTGCATTAGAcacttttaaagaaattctcaGTGACATTGATCGCTCATTGAGTAAGGCAGGAAACAATGTGTCTGAAATGTTATTAATGAACATAAATGCtaccagggttttttatctggttttggggaaagggcctggccttttttgaggggaaaaaataaCGCGAAATACCGTTGCTTGGGGGAAAAAACACGCGagacgccggattttgggggaaataaggaaagtcttaaataatcaatttaacatattttacagtttttaaaacaaattcaaggcaacagataatttaattatgcaatatgttatattttctacactggatcaggttaacttatcttatttaaagttaaaaaaacataaatttgggggaaggggggggggaatTAAATCTGGGggaaatttacctgctgaggggaagaaaaatcggaggggaaagggaTTTTTTTCGGCGAGTcacaaaggaaaaaaaaaccctggCTACCATGTCTGATATGGCGGCCACACAGAGAAGAAATTCAATGAGTTATTACAGGATTTTCGTACAGATGTACGTGAGCAAAACACAGAGAGGGACGAGTTTACTAAAAATGAACATAGTTCAATGAGTAGGACTATGAACTTCTTCTGCTCTTTACATGTTCTTGTTCATGTTGCAGAAGGTGCAGA from Dreissena polymorpha isolate Duluth1 chromosome 1, UMN_Dpol_1.0, whole genome shotgun sequence carries:
- the LOC127846409 gene encoding zinc finger protein 862-like; translated protein: MSSTKKITSFFVANSSVSSVEDKKAEAEPDKKKCRRTNPSPKTVKKWEDELKITLNTERDQDGNVCKMFCEICVEHRADQTSSFVTGCTSIKKESVKFHKESDCHKRAVDIKAAAQKKTANKPTPIQQSLMKLDEKAQDKLDKLFRTAYFIASHAKPFTDFAELCKLQNENGIDLGDTYINDKACVEFITHIAGCYFDDLKKILHDSPFLSIYCDGTTDNSNSEKECILVRAIDDFEPRNFFLKLVEPENTKADGILKAIDAAFDEFEMPDYKNKTIAMCSDGASVMMGGRNGVIQNIRETGNAPWILAIWCIAHRLELALKDCFKQEYLQTVVDVLTSIFYFYRGSSKRCKEAAEIAEVMDTHFTKPERCNGTRWVDHKLRAISKLIKNWKVLVMHMMNYAEDHSNGSEYRAKAKGILKKMMQFKFLWYIHFMKDLLGTISAVSLQFQREDLVLSSALTKVQSANESLHDLGQNDGENIQSFRNKLVGNVYEGETLHNVVDDVSLNNEKQRLVLSVTDCINVRLGNLNTDEMFVSCHVFDPKNWPDDQQGEALNIYGNGEIGILLNHFREPMLNAGVDENQVLNEWKYLKLYISRNQHFTGKNPLSIYKRISREDVDRKEFSNILLLIHLIGLYPLSNAECERCFSVMKRIKSDWRCSLSTERMDQLMRISIRDNEGFQPRRAVNRWWISGNSSKRPDVAPYGPRH